Proteins encoded by one window of Bubalus kerabau isolate K-KA32 ecotype Philippines breed swamp buffalo chromosome 22, PCC_UOA_SB_1v2, whole genome shotgun sequence:
- the PNLIPRP1 gene encoding LOW QUALITY PROTEIN: inactive pancreatic lipase-related protein 1 (The sequence of the model RefSeq protein was modified relative to this genomic sequence to represent the inferred CDS: deleted 1 base in 1 codon; substituted 1 base at 1 genomic stop codon), with translation MVSIWTIALFLLGAAEGNEVCYDSIGCFSDYEPWAGAAIRPLKILPWSPEKVGTHLLLYTNKNPNNFQILLSSDPSTIEASNFQMAEKTWFIIHGFIDKGDESWLVDMCKNMSEVEEVNCICVDWKKGSQTTYTQAANNVCVVGAQVAQMLAMLKSNYSYSPSQVHLIGHSLGTHVAGEAGRKTPGLGRITDLDPVEANFEGAPEEVXLGPSDAGFVDVIHRDSVPLIPFMGFGTKQQVGHLDFFPNGGEEMPGCRKNALSQIIDLDGIWAGNWDFMACNHLRSYHYYSESILNHNGFTAYPCACYRDFESNKCFPCPDEGCPQMGHSAGRFAGKTREEQQKFFLNTGDSRKFAHKLCWRYGVSITLSGRTATGQIKVALFGNKGNTCQYNIFNGIIKPGSTLSSEFDSDIDVGTIEKVKFLWNNNVVNPTLPKVGAAKITAQKGEEQTGYSFCSEDTVREDVLLTLMPC, from the exons ATGGTGAGTATTTGGACAATTGCTCTTTTCCTGCTGGGAGCAGCCGAAG GAAACGAAGTTTGCTATGATTCTATCGGGTGCTTCTCTGACTACgagccctgggctggggctgCAATAAGGCCCTTGAAAATTCTCCCCTGGAGCCCGGAGAAGGTTGGCACCCACCTCCTGCTCTACACCAACAAGAACCCAAACAACTTTCAA ATTCTCCTTTCCTCTGATCCATCAACGATTGAGGCGTCCAATTTCCAAATGGCCGAGAAGACCTGGTTCATCATCCATGGCTTCATAGACAAGGGAGATGAGAGCTGGCTGGTGGACATGTGCAAG AACATGTCTGAGGTGGAGGAGGTGAACTGCATCTGCGTGGACTGGAAGAAAGGCTCCCAGACCACTTACACTCAGGCCGCCAACAATGTGTGCGTGGTGGGCGCCCAGGTGGCCCAGATGCTGGCCATGCTCAAG TCGAACTACAGCTACTCACCTTCCCAAGTCCACCTCATTGGCCACAGCCTGGGGACCCATGTGGCAGGAGAGGCAGGGAGAAAAACTCCAGGCCTGGGCAGGATTACAGA TTTGGATCCTGTAGAAGCAAATTTCGAGGGTGCTCCTGAAGAGGTCTGACTCGGCCCCTCCGACGCTGGCTTTGTTGATGTGATCCACAGGGATTCAGTTCCCCTGATCCCATTCATGG gctttggaACGAAACAACAGGTGGGTCACCTTGACTTCTTCCCAAATGGCGGAGAGGAAATGCCTGGATGCAGGAAGAATGCCCTGTCGCAGATCATAGACCTAGATGGCATCTGGGCAG GAAACTGGGACTTCATGGCTTGCAATCACTTGAGAAGCTATCATTACTACTCGGAGAGCATCCTCAATCACAATGGATTCACCGCATACCCCTGTGCTTGCTACAGGGACTTTGAGTCT AACAAGTGCTTCCCCTGTCCAGATGAAGGGTGT CCACAGATGGGACACTCTGCTGGCAGATTTGCTGGCAAGACACGTGAGGAGCAGCAGAAGTTCTTCCTGAACACAGGAGATTCCAGAAAATTTGCTCATAAGTTGT GCTGGAGATATGGCGTTTCTATAACACTGTCTGGAAGAACAGCCACTGGTCAAATCAAAGTTGCTTTGTTTGGAAATAAGGGAAACACTTGTCAATACAATATCTTCAA TGGGATTATCAAACCAGGCTCCACCCTTTCCAGTGAGTTTGACTCAGATATTGATGTTGGAACAATTGAGAAAGTCAAGTTTCTTTGGAATAACAACGTGGTAAACCCAACCCTCCCCAAAGTGGGTGCAGCCAAGATCACCGCACAGAAGGGAGAGGAGCAGACAGG atacaGTTTCTGCAGCGAAGACACCGTGAGAGAAGACGTCCTGCTCACTCTCATGCCCTGTTAA